A window from Pseudobutyrivibrio ruminis HUN009 encodes these proteins:
- a CDS encoding helix-turn-helix transcriptional regulator, producing the protein MSHRLQLLESLQSTINIPFCIYNTHTEISYFIPDIPMPSLMKYVVSRFNNEGHDINTPLIIIEEPSIFIAISKLSDYSFLILGPCLPQEHSDEFINHFFFGKPYSKDKEAIKLNIKQSKLISIEELKNALCLAYFINTAKELDKSNILVDEIIASNEPLQNLQSLLEVNNLETEDKNYSSPESINNDLYSYFAMDGIPVMEDLFKKFSEPNQYSFTKMSLDHDRQTKYVFMVVANKICQEAIRSGVGEDAVNVIAEIICQRVDSAPTYFDVRPYYVELIAAISEVVNNHATVEKGYSPMISNCVSYINSHVQKKLNLSVLSEICNVSERWLSKCFRKEVGVAIPDYINNIKLQRSTQLLLYSNATIEEISDFFSFSNQSYYSKLFKEKYSCTPLEYRNNKNIDNPAHT; encoded by the coding sequence ATGTCCCACAGATTACAGTTATTAGAATCATTGCAATCTACCATCAATATTCCATTTTGCATATACAATACTCACACCGAAATCTCTTATTTCATTCCAGACATACCTATGCCTAGTTTGATGAAATATGTAGTCTCAAGATTTAATAATGAAGGACACGATATAAATACCCCACTAATCATCATTGAAGAACCATCTATTTTTATTGCCATTTCAAAGCTATCCGATTATAGTTTTTTAATTCTTGGTCCCTGTTTGCCTCAAGAACATAGTGATGAATTTATAAATCACTTTTTCTTTGGAAAGCCATATAGCAAGGACAAGGAAGCAATTAAGCTAAACATAAAACAAAGCAAGCTTATTTCCATAGAAGAATTAAAAAATGCACTTTGTTTAGCTTACTTTATAAACACTGCCAAAGAGCTGGACAAATCTAATATTTTAGTTGATGAAATAATTGCATCGAATGAGCCTTTACAAAATCTCCAATCTCTTCTAGAAGTTAATAATCTTGAAACCGAGGATAAGAATTACAGTAGCCCTGAATCCATTAATAACGACTTATACTCTTACTTCGCCATGGATGGAATTCCAGTCATGGAAGACTTATTTAAAAAGTTTTCAGAACCAAATCAGTATTCCTTTACGAAAATGTCCTTGGATCACGATCGCCAAACAAAATATGTTTTTATGGTAGTCGCCAACAAGATTTGTCAGGAAGCAATCCGTAGTGGTGTTGGAGAAGATGCTGTAAATGTGATTGCTGAAATAATATGTCAGAGAGTTGACTCAGCGCCAACTTATTTTGATGTGAGACCTTATTATGTAGAACTTATTGCCGCCATCTCAGAAGTTGTAAATAACCATGCCACAGTTGAGAAAGGTTATTCACCTATGATTTCCAATTGTGTGTCTTATATAAATTCTCATGTACAGAAAAAACTAAACTTATCTGTACTATCAGAAATATGCAATGTTTCCGAGCGTTGGCTTTCTAAATGTTTTAGAAAAGAGGTTGGGGTTGCTATTCCTGATTACATTAATAACATAAAACTACAAAGAAGCACTCAATTGTTGCTTTATTCAAATGCAACTATAGAAGAAATATCAGATTTTTTTAGCTTTTCAAACCAAAGCTATTACTCGAAATTATTTAAAGAAAAATATTCCTGTACCCCATTGGAGTACAGGAATAATAAAAACATAGATAACCCAGCTCACACCTAG
- a CDS encoding glycosyl hydrolase family 8 — translation MRNVFLEIGKTSEEINARVEETFNEIFYGNDKFYYTTDDQTMGYLVDTGNNDTRTEGISYGMMICVQMDKKKEFDQLWNWAMTNMHLNQGENKGYFTWSIGTNGEKFSDGPAPDGEEFFAMALIFASHRWGDGTGIYNYSQMAKELLKTCIHHEELYGGHNMWSDDGLIKFVPGLEFTDPSYHLPHFYELFAENCYPEDKAFWKKAAQASRDFLKIACHPSTGLSPEYSFYDGTPYPDDGNFGGRHDWFYSDAYRTIANIGLNYEWAKDDTEDKDFLQWSRNTANNLQNFFYTLPEDNNRGIYAIDGTPIEGKALHPVGLTATIAQASLASDNQWSLKAVEDFWNTPLRTGDRRYYDNCLYMFAMLALSGNYKMW, via the coding sequence ATGAGAAATGTATTTTTAGAAATAGGAAAAACAAGTGAAGAAATAAATGCCAGAGTAGAAGAGACATTTAATGAAATTTTCTATGGCAATGACAAATTCTATTACACAACTGATGATCAGACTATGGGGTATCTTGTTGATACAGGAAACAACGACACCAGAACTGAAGGCATTTCATATGGCATGATGATTTGCGTTCAGATGGATAAGAAGAAGGAGTTTGATCAGCTTTGGAACTGGGCCATGACAAACATGCATTTAAACCAGGGAGAAAACAAAGGATATTTCACCTGGTCTATAGGGACTAATGGCGAAAAGTTTTCTGATGGCCCAGCTCCAGATGGTGAAGAATTTTTCGCTATGGCTCTTATTTTTGCAAGCCATAGATGGGGAGATGGGACTGGAATATATAACTATAGCCAGATGGCGAAGGAACTCCTGAAAACTTGTATTCATCACGAAGAGCTTTATGGTGGTCACAACATGTGGAGTGATGATGGCTTAATCAAGTTTGTTCCAGGTTTAGAGTTTACAGATCCATCATATCATCTGCCTCATTTTTATGAGTTGTTTGCCGAAAACTGTTATCCAGAGGATAAGGCGTTTTGGAAGAAGGCGGCTCAGGCTAGCAGGGATTTCCTTAAGATAGCCTGTCATCCATCAACTGGACTTTCTCCAGAGTATAGTTTTTACGACGGAACACCATATCCCGATGATGGAAATTTTGGTGGTAGACATGATTGGTTTTACAGTGATGCCTACAGAACTATTGCAAATATCGGCTTGAATTATGAATGGGCAAAAGATGATACGGAAGACAAAGACTTTTTACAGTGGAGTAGAAATACAGCAAACAATCTACAAAACTTCTTCTACACACTGCCAGAAGACAACAACCGTGGAATCTATGCAATAGACGGCACCCCTATTGAAGGCAAAGCACTTCATCCAGTGGGACTCACTGCTACAATTGCTCAGGCAAGCTTAGCTTCTGACAATCAGTGGAGCCTCAAAGCAGTAGAAGATTTTTGGAACACTCCACTTAGAACAGGCGATAGAAGATATTACGACAATTGTCTTTACATGTTTGCTATGCTGGCACTAAGTGGAAATTATAAAATGTGGTAA
- a CDS encoding carbohydrate ABC transporter permease, which yields MNKKKRKKISGADLAFRIFNTIFMIAFVVITLYPVLNTLAISLNDGTDALRGGIYLWPREFTWKNYTTVLQKDNLITGAFITVARTIIGTFLALVSNAILAFIVSRKDFIFAKQVSLFWVITMYVNGGLIPTFLLYKSLGLTNSFAVYVIPGMISAFNMLVIRTYMKGIPDSLEESAQLDGAGYTTIFLKIISPLCKPVYATVALFVAVGQWNSWFDAMLYNRMSDDLTTLQYELMKLLSSVTNQSSSAESMKNSNGSVTPTSVRAAATIITMLPIICIYPFLQKYFVTGLTLGGVKE from the coding sequence ATGAATAAGAAAAAGAGAAAGAAGATTTCTGGTGCCGATTTGGCCTTTAGAATATTCAATACAATTTTCATGATTGCTTTCGTAGTAATCACTCTTTATCCAGTATTGAATACGTTAGCAATTTCTTTGAATGACGGTACTGATGCATTAAGAGGTGGAATTTATTTATGGCCACGTGAATTTACTTGGAAGAATTACACCACAGTACTTCAGAAAGATAATCTGATTACAGGTGCATTTATCACTGTTGCAAGAACAATTATTGGAACATTTTTAGCTTTAGTATCAAATGCGATTTTAGCGTTTATTGTAAGTAGAAAAGATTTTATATTTGCCAAACAAGTATCCTTATTTTGGGTAATAACAATGTATGTTAATGGCGGACTTATTCCAACCTTTCTCCTATACAAGTCACTTGGCTTAACTAACAGTTTTGCAGTCTATGTAATACCAGGAATGATTTCTGCTTTTAACATGCTTGTTATTAGAACCTACATGAAGGGTATTCCAGATAGTTTGGAAGAGTCGGCACAGTTGGACGGAGCGGGCTATACAACAATTTTCCTAAAGATAATATCACCTCTGTGCAAGCCTGTTTACGCAACTGTCGCTCTTTTCGTAGCTGTTGGTCAGTGGAACTCTTGGTTCGATGCAATGCTTTATAACAGAATGAGTGATGACTTAACAACATTGCAGTACGAATTAATGAAACTCCTTTCTTCTGTAACCAACCAAAGCTCGTCTGCTGAGTCTATGAAGAATTCTAACGGCTCCGTAACTCCAACATCCGTTAGAGCAGCAGCGACAATTATCACAATGCTTCCTATAATTTGCATTTATCCATTCCTTCAGAAATACTTCGTAACTGGACTAACACTTGGAGGCGTAAAGGAATAA
- a CDS encoding ABC transporter permease — MNKKSISLTQLKHQKVLLIWAAVIVVYGVVFYYLPLAGWVMAFQDYKPVTGLLHSKFIGFDKFIRLFSDVTFLRVIRNTLAMGVINLAVTFFMAILFAILLNEIACQGGKKVVQTISYLPHFLSWIIVTGILHDALSGTGIINQLLLNFNLVEQPINFFAHEKYFWPIVAFANVWKETGWNAIIYLAAITAIDPSLYEAAAIDGAGRWAKIKHVTLPGIKPTIMILLLMNIGNVLNAGFEIQYLLGNGLVVNVSQTIDIYVLKWGISQGDYAIGTAAGIFKSVVSIVLIVICNRIAKRHGEERLF, encoded by the coding sequence ATGAATAAAAAATCAATTAGCCTAACACAATTAAAACATCAAAAGGTACTTTTGATATGGGCTGCAGTAATAGTTGTATATGGAGTTGTATTCTATTATCTACCTCTTGCAGGATGGGTAATGGCATTTCAGGATTACAAACCAGTAACTGGACTATTGCATTCCAAGTTTATAGGCTTTGATAAATTTATTCGCTTGTTCTCTGATGTCACATTTTTAAGAGTAATTAGAAATACCCTTGCAATGGGTGTTATCAACTTGGCTGTAACATTTTTCATGGCAATCTTATTTGCAATCTTGCTAAATGAGATTGCCTGCCAAGGTGGCAAAAAGGTTGTTCAAACAATTTCTTACCTTCCACATTTCCTTTCTTGGATTATTGTTACAGGAATTCTTCATGATGCACTTTCAGGAACAGGAATTATTAATCAGTTGCTTTTAAACTTTAATTTAGTGGAACAGCCAATCAACTTTTTTGCCCACGAAAAATATTTCTGGCCTATCGTTGCATTTGCAAATGTATGGAAGGAAACAGGATGGAACGCCATTATCTATTTGGCAGCAATCACAGCTATTGATCCTTCTTTGTATGAGGCTGCAGCAATCGACGGAGCTGGAAGATGGGCGAAAATAAAGCATGTTACTTTGCCAGGAATTAAACCTACAATCATGATTTTACTTCTGATGAATATCGGAAATGTATTGAATGCAGGCTTTGAAATTCAGTACTTACTTGGAAATGGTCTTGTTGTAAATGTATCTCAGACAATCGATATATACGTATTGAAATGGGGCATCAGCCAGGGCGATTATGCAATCGGTACTGCAGCAGGTATTTTCAAGAGTGTAGTAAGTATAGTGTTGATTGTAATTTGTAATCGAATTGCAAAACGACACGGCGAAGAAAGATTATTCTAA
- a CDS encoding extracellular solute-binding protein, giving the protein MKKRVVSALLITTMLTSMLAGCGKTAGHGGAVNEDGIKEFTAFFAVPGTEINDDNEVQQLIAEKTGCKVKETWLTGQTAEEAVGTFIAGGEYPDFIDGGNGSVQLYEAGALVALDDYIDKYPNIKEFFTDQEWDAIRQDDGHIYWIPQFTNIYGEERECTQNGEAFWIQTRVLEWAGYPEVRTMDQYFDLIEAYNEANPTMEDGTENIPYTILCDDWRYFCLENAPQFLDGYPNDGSVIVDPETQKIIDYNTTDTAVKYFKKLNEEYKKGIVDQESFTQTYDEYIAKLSTGRVLGMIDQWWDFAYNAEDAIKSAGLDKQGCQYVPLPITIDESITNQWHNSGGELNVSSGLAITTSCEDVEGALQFVNDLLGQEVHDLRFWGVEGVDYVVGDDGMFSRTQEMRNNASDTAYKASHLCSYSYFPQWVGTSRDGKNAMRPDGQEDEFYDGLSDSVKNCFAAYGVKTYVEMLGTSPAPGPWYPMYTFSNSMTTSTPGGTAWTLMGETKHQYLPKVVMADDFDAAWDEYMEAYNACHPEDFLSEMQTELDRRIEEAAKYE; this is encoded by the coding sequence ATGAAAAAAAGAGTAGTAAGCGCATTATTAATTACTACAATGCTTACCTCTATGTTAGCTGGATGCGGCAAAACAGCTGGACATGGCGGAGCAGTTAACGAAGATGGAATCAAAGAATTTACAGCATTCTTTGCAGTTCCAGGTACAGAAATTAATGATGACAATGAGGTTCAGCAGCTTATCGCTGAAAAGACAGGTTGCAAGGTAAAAGAGACTTGGCTTACAGGACAGACAGCTGAGGAGGCTGTAGGAACATTTATTGCTGGTGGCGAGTATCCAGATTTTATTGATGGTGGTAATGGTTCTGTTCAGTTATATGAAGCTGGAGCATTAGTTGCACTTGATGATTATATTGACAAATATCCAAATATTAAGGAATTCTTCACAGATCAGGAGTGGGATGCTATTCGACAGGATGATGGACATATTTACTGGATTCCACAGTTCACAAACATCTATGGAGAAGAAAGAGAATGTACACAAAACGGTGAGGCTTTTTGGATTCAGACAAGAGTGCTTGAGTGGGCAGGATATCCAGAAGTTCGCACAATGGATCAGTACTTTGATTTAATTGAAGCATACAACGAAGCTAATCCAACAATGGAAGATGGTACAGAGAATATTCCTTACACAATCCTTTGCGATGACTGGAGATACTTCTGTTTGGAAAATGCACCACAGTTCCTTGATGGTTATCCAAATGATGGTTCTGTAATCGTAGACCCAGAAACACAAAAGATTATCGATTACAATACAACTGATACAGCTGTTAAGTACTTCAAGAAGTTAAATGAAGAGTACAAGAAGGGAATCGTAGACCAGGAGTCATTCACACAGACATATGATGAGTACATCGCAAAGCTTTCTACAGGTCGTGTTCTTGGCATGATTGACCAGTGGTGGGATTTTGCATATAACGCAGAAGATGCTATTAAGTCAGCAGGTCTTGATAAGCAGGGATGTCAATACGTTCCTCTACCAATAACTATTGATGAAAGCATTACAAATCAGTGGCACAATTCAGGCGGAGAATTGAACGTTTCTTCAGGTCTTGCAATTACAACTAGCTGCGAAGATGTTGAAGGCGCACTTCAGTTTGTAAATGATCTTTTGGGACAGGAAGTACATGACCTTAGATTCTGGGGTGTAGAAGGTGTAGATTACGTTGTAGGTGATGATGGTATGTTCTCTCGTACACAGGAAATGAGAAACAATGCGTCAGATACAGCATACAAGGCATCACATTTATGCTCATATTCATATTTCCCACAGTGGGTAGGCACTAGCCGTGATGGAAAGAATGCTATGAGACCTGATGGTCAGGAAGATGAGTTCTATGATGGACTTTCAGATTCTGTAAAAAATTGTTTTGCAGCATATGGTGTGAAGACATATGTAGAGATGCTTGGTACATCTCCAGCACCAGGACCATGGTATCCAATGTACACATTCTCAAATTCAATGACAACATCAACACCAGGTGGTACAGCATGGACACTTATGGGTGAGACAAAACACCAGTATCTTCCAAAGGTTGTAATGGCTGACGATTTCGATGCCGCTTGGGATGAGTACATGGAAGCATACAATGCATGTCATCCAGAGGATTTCCTCTCTGAGATGCAGACAGAGCTTGATAGAAGAATAGAAGAGGCTGCTAAGTATGAATAA
- a CDS encoding response regulator transcription factor, protein MLKVLLVDDEPFILQGLKVLVDWEAEGYEIFTAVNGKEALDFIKKQPVDLVIADIKMPLMDGIELLKEVRKLNDEIYYVILSGYAEFGYAQEALKHGCVEYILKPVEREQLLTILRKIADLNKEKIIEIQDKAKKDKAYLDRNIMSLLRGKYDKTNIECISDKINVDEDMCYVEVQLDVATLSEDYSDEEKKEQLNKLYMAADEFLKNDFALCIMDVSDSEKTYDIGFIYTDSMGQKLQLTTEEYLKRFYDYLIVNTNLEITMLVGKNVSGIRNISKSYGTANMLRSLQGFREKKNIYYYEDEYKITDTGILICKKQLDNLIEAIEGGEHVEIRKRVDEFYQEMKNTGVTESTMNLNINYLLFQLIHLASELDNEVNQEEILRMILESTSEEGIRRGGRTHLCKMAYAYGDYITQLRKNVSKGVLGQIEDEIKRNYASNLTLRELSEKYYINSAYLGQVFRKKYGCSFKDYLNEQRLNEAAKLLRKSDMKIYEVAEMVGYKDVDYFVNKFIEAKGCTPTKYKKNMAV, encoded by the coding sequence ATGTTAAAAGTTTTGCTAGTGGACGATGAGCCGTTCATATTACAAGGTCTAAAGGTATTAGTTGACTGGGAAGCTGAAGGCTATGAAATCTTCACTGCTGTAAACGGAAAAGAGGCTCTTGATTTCATAAAGAAACAGCCAGTCGATCTTGTTATTGCAGACATTAAAATGCCACTAATGGATGGAATCGAACTTTTAAAGGAAGTTCGAAAGCTAAATGATGAGATATACTATGTGATTCTTAGCGGATATGCGGAGTTTGGATACGCCCAGGAAGCATTAAAGCATGGATGTGTAGAGTATATTTTAAAGCCTGTGGAAAGGGAGCAATTACTTACTATTCTTAGAAAAATTGCCGATTTGAACAAGGAAAAAATCATTGAGATTCAGGATAAGGCAAAGAAGGATAAGGCTTATCTTGATAGAAATATTATGTCCCTTCTTAGAGGGAAATACGATAAGACAAATATTGAATGCATATCAGATAAAATCAATGTGGATGAGGATATGTGTTATGTAGAGGTGCAGTTGGATGTTGCTACCTTATCAGAGGATTATTCAGATGAAGAAAAGAAGGAACAGCTGAATAAGCTTTACATGGCGGCAGATGAATTTCTTAAGAACGATTTTGCATTATGCATAATGGATGTTTCTGACAGCGAGAAAACCTACGATATAGGCTTTATCTATACAGACTCAATGGGGCAAAAACTACAGCTTACCACTGAGGAATATTTGAAACGATTCTATGATTATCTTATCGTAAATACGAATCTAGAAATTACGATGTTAGTAGGCAAAAATGTCTCTGGTATTAGGAATATTTCAAAATCATATGGTACAGCCAATATGCTTCGTTCTCTCCAGGGATTTAGAGAAAAGAAAAATATTTATTATTACGAAGATGAATACAAAATCACTGATACAGGCATACTTATTTGTAAGAAACAGCTAGACAACCTTATAGAGGCAATCGAAGGTGGGGAACATGTCGAAATAAGAAAAAGAGTGGATGAGTTTTATCAGGAAATGAAAAACACTGGTGTTACAGAATCTACCATGAATCTTAATATAAATTACCTTCTGTTTCAGCTGATACATCTTGCAAGCGAGCTGGATAACGAAGTCAATCAGGAGGAAATCCTTAGAATGATTTTGGAAAGTACCTCAGAAGAGGGAATTAGACGAGGTGGCCGGACTCATCTTTGCAAAATGGCCTATGCTTATGGAGATTACATAACTCAGCTTCGTAAAAACGTATCCAAGGGTGTGCTTGGTCAGATAGAAGATGAAATCAAAAGAAATTATGCCAGCAATTTAACCCTCAGAGAGTTAAGCGAAAAGTATTATATAAATTCAGCATATTTAGGTCAGGTTTTCAGGAAAAAATATGGTTGTTCATTTAAGGATTATCTTAATGAGCAGCGTCTAAATGAAGCTGCAAAGCTACTTCGTAAAAGCGATATGAAAATATACGAAGTAGCTGAAATGGTGGGCTACAAGGATGTTGATTACTTTGTAAACAAGTTTATTGAGGCAAAGGGGTGTACCCCTACAAAGTATAAAAAGAATATGGCCGTCTAA
- a CDS encoding sensor histidine kinase, with product MKRFFNKLEIKRKMALLYILCVVLPIIISDGFVFKSIYNSEKSSILHQMENEANAINYTFFNQVDEAAKLGNALYSSLYVHRFLHKEYSSNLEYYNAYQTFFDDTLLKLVTGQSGMEYRIYLDNNTITNGAEFQKITKAIGTDWYDYILTSHLNKGLYFGMTKQPTGALQRTIYYFQRLNYYKYNSPNILLIKIDYSKCVDDIENLNYPYKAYICDDTRVLMSNGKYSNVSKEYANKTLLENIAYSQECEVYGQKLEIKIKDTNYSFIDLFRKRWYQLLFLIVINIALPVFVSSLMHTNLKNRLREQEAVVARKNAELIALHSQINPHFLFNALESIRMHSLLKKEEETAKMVEHLAKLQRQYTEWNDDIIAIENELNFVEAYLQLQKYRFGDRLSFEIDIEDECRKLLIPKLTLVTFVENAVVHGIESKTTPGWIFVRIYVKGENVIIEIEDTGSGIPEDIANELLENMRNADISMLKEKGRVGIVNACVRLKMISEDDVMFDMESEIGTGTLFQITIPMMYLKGMI from the coding sequence ATGAAAAGGTTTTTTAATAAGCTTGAAATAAAAAGGAAGATGGCCCTTTTGTACATCCTTTGTGTAGTGCTTCCAATTATCATTTCAGATGGTTTTGTTTTCAAGTCCATTTATAATTCAGAAAAATCTTCAATTCTTCATCAGATGGAAAATGAAGCAAATGCCATCAATTACACTTTCTTTAATCAGGTAGACGAGGCTGCGAAGTTGGGAAATGCTTTATACAGCAGCCTCTACGTACATAGGTTTTTACATAAGGAATACTCATCAAATCTTGAGTATTACAATGCATACCAAACATTCTTTGATGACACACTTTTAAAGCTTGTAACAGGTCAGTCTGGTATGGAATATCGTATTTATTTGGACAACAATACCATCACAAATGGAGCGGAATTTCAGAAGATTACCAAGGCTATTGGAACAGACTGGTATGACTATATTTTGACATCCCATTTGAACAAGGGACTTTATTTTGGAATGACAAAACAGCCAACAGGAGCCCTGCAAAGGACGATTTATTATTTTCAGCGACTGAACTATTACAAGTATAATTCGCCCAATATCTTGCTGATAAAGATAGATTATTCAAAGTGTGTTGATGATATAGAGAATCTGAATTATCCATATAAAGCATATATATGTGACGATACTAGAGTGTTAATGTCCAATGGAAAATATAGTAATGTAAGCAAGGAATATGCTAACAAGACGCTGTTAGAGAATATTGCATATTCTCAGGAGTGTGAAGTTTACGGACAAAAACTGGAAATCAAAATAAAAGATACTAATTACAGTTTTATTGATTTGTTCAGAAAACGATGGTATCAGCTATTATTTTTGATTGTAATAAATATTGCATTGCCGGTGTTTGTAAGCAGCCTGATGCACACCAATTTGAAAAACAGATTGCGAGAGCAGGAAGCAGTGGTAGCTAGAAAGAATGCAGAGCTAATAGCCCTTCATAGCCAAATAAATCCACACTTTTTGTTCAATGCACTTGAGAGCATTCGGATGCATTCGCTTCTTAAAAAGGAAGAGGAAACAGCTAAAATGGTGGAGCATTTAGCAAAGCTACAACGACAATATACTGAATGGAACGATGACATAATAGCAATTGAAAACGAGTTGAATTTTGTAGAGGCATATTTGCAACTTCAAAAATACAGATTTGGGGATAGGCTTTCTTTTGAAATAGATATTGAGGATGAATGCAGAAAACTGTTGATACCAAAGCTGACCCTTGTAACATTTGTGGAAAATGCAGTTGTTCACGGTATTGAAAGTAAAACCACACCGGGATGGATTTTTGTTCGTATATACGTTAAAGGCGAAAATGTAATTATAGAAATAGAGGATACAGGAAGCGGAATTCCAGAAGATATAGCAAATGAACTGCTGGAGAATATGCGTAATGCCGATATTTCTATGCTAAAGGAGAAAGGTAGAGTTGGAATTGTAAATGCATGCGTAAGATTAAAGATGATATCAGAAGATGATGTTATGTTTGATATGGAGTCGGAAATAGGTACAGGAACTCTATTCCAAATTACAATACCAATGATGTATTTAAAGGGGATGATTTAA
- a CDS encoding glycoside hydrolase family 43 protein gives MTIANNPILKGFYPDPSICRVGDDFYIVCSSFVYFPGVPIFHSKDLAHWEQIGHVLDRESQLPLHGEISRGIFAPTIREHKGTFYMITTNVDAGGNFLVTAKDPAGPWSEPYYLGDKECPGIDPSLFFDDDDRCYYVGTRPNPEGVKYNGDWEIWVQELDLDSMKLVGPSMAIWKGAVKDVIWPEGPHLYKKDGYYYLIHAEGGTGPEHAISVARSKELFKWFEGCPRNPIFTHRNLGKNYPVIYAGHGDLVDDKDGNYYIVMLASRQCKNHCSMGRETFLAKVTWEDGWPVINPGIGKLTDQIELPFEEYRFNQENSYTDIIHFDGKELDDRLVGIERRSENFYSLTEKPGFLTLYTRPERIEDICNPSYLGIRQKDYSFAVSCGVDFTPKSDKECGGLVLFQNHENHLVMEIVKGENGKQFRVRTVISGKEEVIKSIPVSDGLVEIGIKAKEQKCQIYIVDENGQLPVKEDVDLIPYTTEEAGGFVGCTVGMYTSSNGADSDNRCSFKWISHTKN, from the coding sequence ATGACAATTGCTAATAATCCAATTTTAAAGGGCTTTTATCCAGACCCATCAATATGCAGAGTGGGTGATGATTTTTATATTGTATGTTCAAGCTTTGTATATTTCCCAGGAGTGCCAATTTTCCACAGCAAGGATTTGGCACATTGGGAGCAGATAGGTCATGTACTTGATAGAGAAAGCCAGCTGCCATTACATGGTGAAATCTCTAGGGGAATTTTTGCTCCAACAATTAGAGAGCACAAAGGCACATTTTACATGATTACAACAAATGTTGATGCTGGAGGAAACTTTTTAGTAACAGCTAAGGACCCAGCAGGGCCATGGTCAGAACCTTACTATCTTGGAGATAAGGAGTGCCCAGGTATTGATCCATCCTTATTCTTTGACGATGATGACCGTTGCTATTATGTTGGCACCAGACCAAATCCAGAAGGTGTTAAATACAATGGAGATTGGGAAATCTGGGTGCAGGAGCTTGATTTAGATTCTATGAAGCTTGTTGGCCCATCTATGGCTATCTGGAAGGGAGCTGTTAAGGATGTTATTTGGCCAGAGGGACCGCATCTTTACAAGAAGGATGGTTATTACTATTTGATTCATGCAGAAGGTGGCACAGGTCCAGAGCATGCCATATCAGTTGCCAGATCAAAGGAGCTTTTCAAATGGTTTGAAGGTTGCCCAAGAAATCCAATATTCACACATAGAAATCTGGGCAAGAACTATCCTGTTATCTATGCAGGACATGGAGATTTAGTAGATGATAAAGACGGAAATTACTATATTGTAATGCTTGCATCAAGACAGTGTAAGAACCATTGCAGTATGGGGAGAGAAACATTCCTTGCCAAGGTGACTTGGGAAGATGGATGGCCTGTTATCAACCCAGGTATTGGAAAGCTAACAGACCAGATTGAGCTTCCATTTGAGGAATACAGATTCAACCAGGAAAATTCCTATACAGATATTATTCATTTTGACGGTAAAGAATTGGACGATAGATTAGTTGGAATAGAAAGAAGAAGTGAGAATTTCTATTCTCTTACAGAAAAGCCAGGATTCCTTACTCTCTACACTCGCCCAGAAAGAATAGAGGATATTTGCAATCCTTCTTATTTGGGAATTCGCCAAAAGGATTATTCATTTGCTGTTAGCTGTGGAGTTGATTTCACCCCTAAGAGCGATAAAGAGTGTGGCGGCCTTGTGTTGTTCCAAAACCATGAGAATCATTTGGTTATGGAAATTGTAAAAGGCGAGAATGGAAAGCAATTCCGTGTGAGAACTGTCATTTCTGGAAAAGAAGAGGTCATAAAATCCATACCAGTTTCAGATGGATTGGTTGAAATTGGAATAAAGGCAAAGGAACAGAAGTGCCAGATTTATATTGTTGATGAAAATGGCCAGTTGCCTGTGAAGGAAGATGTTGATTTGATTCCATACACAACAGAGGAAGCAGGGGGATTTGTTGGCTGCACAGTTGGTATGTACACTTCATCCAATGGTGCTGATTCGGATAACAGATGTAGCTTTAAATGGATTAGTCATACAAAGAATTAA